From a single Lolium rigidum isolate FL_2022 chromosome 7, APGP_CSIRO_Lrig_0.1, whole genome shotgun sequence genomic region:
- the LOC124673771 gene encoding probable phospholipid hydroperoxide glutathione peroxidase — MAAAASSATSVHDFTVKDASGKDVDLSVYKGKVLLIVNVASQCGLTNSNYTELSQVYEKYKDQGLEILAFPCNQFGGQEPGTNEEIVQFACTRFKAEYPIFDKVDVNGKEVSPLYKFLKSSKGGLFGDSIKWNFSKFLVDKEGRVVDRYAPTTSPLSIEKDIKKLLGSS, encoded by the exons atggccgccgccgcgtcgtccgCCACCTCCGTCCACGACTTCACCGTCAAG GATGCTAGCGGGAAGGACGTCGACCTCAGCGTCTACAAGGGGAAGGTTCTCCTCATCGTTAACGTCGCGTCCCAGTG TGGCTTAACCAACTCCAACTACACCGAGCTGAGCCAGGTGTACGAGAAGTACAAGGACCAAG GACTTGAAATCCTGGCTTTCCCGTGCAACCAGTTTGGTGGGCAAGAGCCTGGAACCAACGAGGAGATTGTCCAGTTTGCCTGCACCCGCTTCAAGGCCGAGTACCCCATTTTTGACAAG GTTGACGTCAACGGCAAGGAGGTATCCCCACTGTACAAGTTCCTGAAGTCTAGCAAAGGTGGCCTTTTCGGCGACAGCATCAAGTGGAACTTCTCAAAGTTCTTGGTTGACAAGGAGGGTCGTGTCGTGGACCGCTATGCACCGACCACTTCTCCCCTGAGCATCGAG AAGGATATCAAGAAGCTGCTTGGGAGCTCTTAG